One genomic region from Leishmania braziliensis MHOM/BR/75/M2904 complete genome, chromosome 35 encodes:
- a CDS encoding putative choline/ethanolamine kinase gives MMSVDDPENVFRTVNMRDLITRATREPPRSALYEYVKSLKNDNTQSTPLSLASDDSWDSTYNSVAEGLLEIGDATGDAETRNLIYKLCHSLHKKAVQKIEESREHCHGSVEVNARHEKNMSHVEDWMPLLHLFDPQRFYAVRGTPLTAATTAERPLSLNVAENPREASQLLLDELDVEKLSGGNSNHVYRLAHPDFPGKTVLLRVYGSNDSEAIDRFRDVMAMREMSRARLSPAVLHSFKWGRVEEFMDGVATCSTDMLLRSPTLLAEVWLLVREMHSLPYASFLPQNVNNEKIRHLLHPALADSQYATPAEYCDALSARLKKVVLANKSNYYLDNTSQKLMEDVCPSSFERTCFRFLRLISNLILESYRTSFVSFISAEVMLLRELLMKRAVPLVFSHNDLNPGNILLAWRKVPKEMRRQAVNDEDEDDEVTPVTSDQSTAFSRKFLSKKGRHRNLVDMKGIIFIDFEYTDVNYRCFDLGNTICELDYDYTRGTAEGEPGFIKYHYTFPPEEYKEQWKGLPMTYPRCPELIYTTWQKNEQHRQEHGGEAPPSTEMHLGHICLKGLQAYFAAAAPASAARDAATPITRDELTEVLIGTMCSHLSWSLWSFVMCANPNVGTNNANDDPFAKGSSGLDYIYYGNCRLQEYVVLKQWMQERQLI, from the coding sequence ATGATGAGTGTGGACGATCCGGAGAATGTGTTCCGCACTGTTAACATGCGTGACCTGATCACGCGCGCAACGCGCGAGCCGCCGCGCTCTGCCCTGTACGAGTACGTCAAGTCCCTTAAGAACGATAACACTCAGAGCACCCCTCTGTCCCTGGCGTCCGATGACTCCTGGGACTCCACCTACAACAGCGTGGCGGAAGGCTTGTTGGAGATTGGCGACGCTACTGGGGACGCCGAGACGCGGAACTTGATCTACAAGCTGTGCCACTCGCTCCACAAGAAGGCGGTACAGAAGATCGAGGAGTCCCGGGAGCATTGCCACGGGTCGGTGGAGGTGAACGCAAGGCATGAAAAGAACATGTCACATGTCGAGGATTGGATGCCGTTGCTGCATCTCTTCGACCCGCAGAGGTTCTACGCGGTGCGAGGCACCCCCCTGACggctgccaccactgctgagCGTCCGCTCAGCCTCAACGTGGCGGAAAACCCGAGGGAGGCTTCGCAGTTGCTCTTGGACGAGCTGGACGTTGAGAAGCTGTCCGGTGGCAACAGCAATCATGTGTACCGCCTAGCGCACCCAGACTTCCCCGGCAAGACAGTACTGTTACGCGTGTATGGTAGCAATGACAGTGAAGCGATTGATCGATTCCGCGACGTGATGGCAATGCGCGAGATGAGCCGGGCGAGGCTGAGTCCGGCCGTCCTGCACTCCTTCAAGTGGGGTCGTGTCGAGGAGTTCATGGACGGTGTTGCGACGTGCTCGACGGATATGTTGCTTCGCAGCCCAACCCTGCTAGCGGAGGTGTGGCTGCTAGTACGCGAGATGCACAGCCTGCCGTACGCCTCCTTTCTTCCGCAGAACGTCAACAACGAGAAGATCCGTCACTTGCTGCACCCGGCGCTCGCGGACTCCCAATACGCCACCCCTGCGGAGTACTGCGACGCCTTGTCGGCGCGCCTGAAGAAGGTGGTGCTGGCGAACAAGAGCAACTACTACCTTGACAACACAAGCCAGAAGCTGATGGAGGACGTGTGCCCGTCCTCCTTCGAGCGCACGTGCTTCCGCTTCCTGCGACTCATCAGCAACCTCATTCTAGAGTCCTACCGCACCTCCTTCGTGTCCTTCATTAGCGCCGAGGTaatgctgctgcgcgagctgctcATGAAGCGGGCGGTGCCGCTCGTCTTCTCGCACAACGACTTGAACCCGGGCAACATCCTCCTGGCGTGGCGCAAGGTGCCAAAGGAGATGCGCCGACAAGCTGTCAACGACGAGGATGAAGATGACGAGGTGACACCGGTGACCTCTGACCAGTCCACGGCCTTCAGTCGCAAATTTCTCTCCAAGAAGGGTCGCCACCGGAACCTGGTCGACATGAAGGGCATCATCTTCATTGACTTCGAGTACACAGACGTGAACTACCGATGCTTCGATCTTGGAAACACGATCTGCGAGCTGGACTACGACTACACCCGCGGCACCGCCGAAGGCGAGCCTGGGTTCATCAAGTACCATTACACCTTTCCCCCGGAGGAGTACAAAGAGCAGTGGAAGGGGCTTCCAATGACGTACCCGCGTTGCCCAGAGCTCATCTACACCACATGGCAGAAAAACGAGCAGCATCGCCAAGAACACGGGGGCGAGGCACCGCCGTCGACAGAGATGCACCTCGGGCACATCTGCTTGAAAGGACTCCAGGCGTACTtcgcggctgcggcgccggcgagTGCTGCTCGCGACGCCGCCACTCCGATCACCCGTGACGAGCTCACGGAAGTGTTAATTGGCACTATGTGCTCACACCTGAGCTGGTCACTCTGGTCCTTTGTGATGTGCGCCAACCCCAACGTAGGCACGAACAACGCAAACGACGACCCCTTCGCCAAGGGGAGTAGTGGGCTCGACTACATTTACTACGGTAACTGCCGCTTGCAGGAGTACGTGGTGCTGAAGCAATGGATGCAAGAGAGGCAGCTTATCTGA
- a CDS encoding arginase — MEHHLQKYKFYKEKNMSIVLAPFSGGQPLSGVELGPDYLLKQGLQQDMEKLGWNTTLERVFDGKIVEARKANEKNDLIGHIKRPKLTSECTEKIYNSVRKVAEQGRFPLTVGGDHSIAVGTVAGVLSVYPDTGVIWVDAHADINTMSGTVSGNLHGCPLSILLGLDRENIPECFSWVPQLLKPHKIAYIGLRDVEEAEKKILHDLNIAAFSMHHVDRYGIDKVVRMAIDAVSPKGTEPVMVSYDVDTIDPLYVPATGTPVRGGLSLREGLFLCERIAECGRLVALDVVECNPLLAATEAHVKDTISFGCAIARCMMGETLLYTPRKKAKL, encoded by the coding sequence ATGGAGCACCACCTGCAGAAGTACAAGTTCTACAAAGAGAAGAACATGAGCATCGTTCTTGCCCCCTTCTCTGGTGGTCAGCCGCTCAGTGGGGTAGAGCTCGGTCCTGACTACCTTCTCAAGCAGGGACTGCAGCAAGATATGGAGAAGCTTGGGTGGAATACGACTCTTGAGCGGGTGTTCGACGGCAAGATCGTCGAGGCCCGCAAGGCGAACGAGAAGAACGACTTAATCGGTCATATCAAGCGCCCGAAGCTGACGTCGGAGTGCACAGAGAAGATCTACAACTCTGTGCGCAAGGTGGCCGAGCAGGGCCGCTTCCCTCTCACCGTCGGTGGCGATCACTCCATCGCCGTCGGCACGGTTGCTGGCGTGTTGTCCGTGTACCCGGACACCGGCGTAATTTGGGTGGACGCCCACGCGGACATCAACACTATGTCCGGCACGGTCTCTGGCAACCTGCATGGCTGCCCCTTGTCAATCCTGCTGGGACTCGATCGCGAGAATATCCCCGAGTGCTTCTCGTGGgtaccgcagctgctgaagccgcACAAGATTGCCTACATTGGTCTGCGTGATGTAGAGGAGGCGGAAAAGAAGATCCTGCACGACCTGAACATCGCCGCCTTCAGCATGCACCATGTGGACCGCTACGGTATAGACAAGGTGGTGCGCATGGCGATCGATGCTGTCTCACCGAAGGGCACAGAACCAGTGATGGTGTCCTACGACGTCGACACGATTGACCCCCTCTATGTGCCGGCGACGGGCACCCCCGTGCGCGGCGGCCTCTCTTTACGCGAGGGGTTGTTCCTGTGCGAGCGTATCGCCGAGTGCGGTCGTCTTGTCGCTCTGGACGTGGTCGAGTGCAACCCGCTCCTCGCCGCTACAGAGGCGCACGTGAAAGACACCATCTCCTTTGGCTGCGCTATTGCACGCTGCATGATGGGAGAGACACTTCTTTACACCCCGCGTAAGAAGGCCAAGCTGTAG